The DNA sequence CGCCCTTCAGCTTGAGTGATCGAAACTGCCTCCCGAACACGATCTTGAATCTCTTTGACTGTTCGAGTGTCGTCGATGAGGTAGTCGAGTTCTGCCTTTGGAATCGTCTTGGGGGAGACAGAAAATCGGAAGTAGGTGTCAAAGTGCTCGGCAGAACAAACTCGCCTTTGACGAGCCCATTCTCTGGTGCCGGAATACGACATGTTCGCGAAGACGTTCTGCAACTGAGGGAACAGTCTCATGAGTGCATCCCGAAGATGCTCATGATCCTCCTCAGACTCACTGCGAAGAAGCATCGATGTGTATTGTGCAGAACGGGTCTCACGCTGATCATACCTATCGTTCTGACCAGCGTTAAGGATGGCTGATTTGTTCTGTCGTATGGCCCTATAGACCGCTGGACGGAAGACTCGCAGAGTTTCAAGACTCACAAAATCTGGAAAAAAGACATCCGATTTGATCGGGGTGATCGTGATCGAAATCGTATTGGCCAACCGAAATACATCCCGTGGCGTCTTCAATTCTGGCGCCACGATGGAATGGAACAAGTTGCCAAACTCGACTGGGTCAATTTCAGGCAGATCAGCGGCCAACCCATTCAGCACCTCACCCATCATGACGTTCAGATGTGATTGATCGGGTTGAGGAAGCTCGAACCCCGCTTGGATAATCTTCTCAAGATAATGCGCACCTTCGGATGGAAACCGACGTGCAACGGCCTGCTCGGTGGCCTCGCGGTCGTAGGCCAAGAGGTACATAACGTTTGGAAGCCGTCCTACCGACTTGACCAGCCGGAAAATGACCAGCGCCTCCTCTGGTGAAAGGCGATCCAAATCGTCAATAACGACGAGAAACTTCTTCCCTGCTTCACGAAGGGCATCGGCCAGGGTTGCCTGTAGGTCCTCCGCAGCTTCGCCCTGCTCTATGAAACCACCGAGGGCGTCGAGGGTTGCAGTCGTTGCTTTCTCTCCCACCGACCCTGCAAACAAGCCGACGGCCATTCCCGCCAAGCTGCTTGCGCCTGCAAGGTTGGCCCCCAACTTGCGCAGTGCCCCGGCGGCCTTCGTCTGGTCCGACAGGACGGGTGAGAGCCCAGCATAGAGTTCCTTGAAGAACCCTACAGCCAGGGCGTCTTCGGTTCGATACATCCACGCCGGAAAGTTGATCACATCAAGATCGGGTGCGTCCTTCGCAAGATGGTGCCGGACCAGATTGATAACGCTGCTCTTGCCAGAGCCCCAAGGGCCATAGATTGCCGCGACGCTGCCAAGCGGGTTTTCGATACTACGAATGCAATCGCTTATGGCACTGGCGAACGGATCAAAGCCAAATCGATCACTGTCGGGGCTGGTGATTGGAATGTCGTCAAAATTACCCATCAACTACCTCGTGTAGGTTTGCCCCAAGGAAGGACCATTTGCAGAA is a window from the Sulfitobacter sp. THAF37 genome containing:
- a CDS encoding P-loop NTPase fold protein; amino-acid sequence: MGNFDDIPITSPDSDRFGFDPFASAISDCIRSIENPLGSVAAIYGPWGSGKSSVINLVRHHLAKDAPDLDVINFPAWMYRTEDALAVGFFKELYAGLSPVLSDQTKAAGALRKLGANLAGASSLAGMAVGLFAGSVGEKATTATLDALGGFIEQGEAAEDLQATLADALREAGKKFLVVIDDLDRLSPEEALVIFRLVKSVGRLPNVMYLLAYDREATEQAVARRFPSEGAHYLEKIIQAGFELPQPDQSHLNVMMGEVLNGLAADLPEIDPVEFGNLFHSIVAPELKTPRDVFRLANTISITITPIKSDVFFPDFVSLETLRVFRPAVYRAIRQNKSAILNAGQNDRYDQRETRSAQYTSMLLRSESEEDHEHLRDALMRLFPQLQNVFANMSYSGTREWARQRRVCSAEHFDTYFRFSVSPKTIPKAELDYLIDDTRTVKEIQDRVREAVSITQAEGRTKASYILDELTAHGLNISLDQGEKLLSALFGMADELFLEQDEGRGFASFGNNRLRLHWLLRSILLDRTTLHERTEILTRSIEGATLQWHLDISNDAWQDYHPSNPDSEPSSEAETLTTHVAAERLQARSLELLRAAAASDTILSAKTPARLLYDWDRLQPDGAVEVMNYITRALGDDTKLCQLASAFLGKSYSHGMGGFGGAPGDLVQRENDRAQVDGIDRLLDVDEFRRRLNEALGSDGLDEQQKSTISRFLVAWERRDAGED